ACACTTTATCTTCAATTTACGAGCTTCCCTAGAGTCATCAGAAATCTTTCCAACCTTCAAATAACCATTTATAACAGTTCTCCAATCTTCTTCTTCATGTTCGACTGCAGGAAAACTCGTGTGGGGTGTGAGTTCGACATGAAATACCACATCTCTAGTCTTCCAACTTCCCATTGTCCCGGCCATTTTGGCTAGAGTGTCCGCCTTTTCATTTCTTTCATGGAAATCTGCTCAAACATGACCTCTGTGAACTTCTCTCTAACCATTTTCACCTCTCGAGCATACTCGATAAATTTTTCATCTTTCACATCATATACTTCCTTCGTCTGCTGCGATACCAATTGTGAGTCAGAAAAAACAAGTACTCGGGCAGCTCCCACATTCCTATCTGCCCGGAACCCTGCCAACACAGCCTCATACTCTGCCTCATTATTAGATTCCCGAACATTCAACCTTACAGCCAACTTCACTTCATCCCCAGCCGGCGAAATCAGTACCAACTCCACCCCACTTCCATCCTTTGAAGATGAACCATCCACGTACACCTTCCAATGGCCCTCATCCTCGTgatgtacaatttctgccaggAAATCGGCTAAGGGTTTTGTTTTGATAATTGTTCTTGGCTCATACTGGATATCATACTCTCCCAGCTCAGTAGTCCATTTAACCAAACGACCTGGACATATCTAAATGAGTTAGGATCCTACCTAATAGACTGTTGGTGAGCACCACAGTTGGATAAGATAGGAAATATGGTCTCAAGCATCTCACTGTCATTACCAAAGCCAAAGCCAACTTCTCCAACCCTGAGTACCTTATCTCTGCCCTTTTTGAGTGCATGTGAAACATAGTAGACATGTTGTTGAGT
The Primulina eburnea isolate SZY01 chromosome 5, ASM2296580v1, whole genome shotgun sequence genome window above contains:
- the LOC140831329 gene encoding uncharacterized protein — its product is MGILSATEGAVSSVLVKQEGSTQQHVYYVSHALKKGRDKVLRVGEVGFGFGRLVKWTTELGEYDIQYEPRTIIKTKPLADFLAEIVHHEDEGHWKVYVDGSSSKDGSGVELVLISPAGDEVKLAVRLNVRESNNEAEYEAVLAGFRADRNVGAARVLVFSDSQLVSQQTKEVYDVKDEKFIEYAREVKMVREKFTEVMFEQISMKEMKRRTL